A single Argentina anserina chromosome 7, drPotAnse1.1, whole genome shotgun sequence DNA region contains:
- the LOC126802631 gene encoding sigma factor binding protein 2, chloroplastic-like — protein sequence MDMLGVNNRSPKQSKRSRSSKGVKVVYISSPMKVQTSASKFRDLVQELTGRDSDAERFMETNGGDGHHNQNVADFSYEKQLKAADCDHHVFPHRQIPFSNSIYEFPYFSDSLFDSFTGHFELDALRSFDQF from the coding sequence ATGGATATGTTGGGAGTGAACAACCGGAGCCCCAAGCAGAGCAAGAGAAGCAGGTCTTCAAAGGGGGTGAAGGTCGTGTACATATCGAGCCCCATGAAGGTTCAGACTAGTGCCTCTAAGTTCAGGGATCTTGTGCAGGAGCTCACCGGCAGAGACTCCGACGCCGAGCGGTTCATGGAGACTAACGGCGGGGACGGTCACCACAATCAGAACGTTGCCGACTTTTCTTATGAGAAGCAACTCAAGGCTGCCGATTGTGACCATCATGTATTCCCTCATCGTCAGATTCCTTTCTCCAATTCGATTTATGAGTTCCCTTATTTCTCCGACTCTTTGTTTGATTCATTTACTGGGCATTTTGAGCTCGACGCTCTCAGAAGCTTTGATCAATTTTAA